Part of the Crossiella cryophila genome, CGCCCTGCTGGCCAAGGTCCGGCACGCCACCGGCGACTTCACGGAGTGACCGCGGCCGCCTGAGTCCGCTTGTTCACCCAGCGCTCGAACACGATGGTGCCGAACGGCGGCACGCTCGCGATCAGCGCCCAGGTGGTGGTGCGACCGTCCCAGTTGAGCGGCTCACGCACCATGAGCACCACGAACAGGTAGAGCACGAAGATCACGCCGTGCACCGGGCCGAAGATCTTGACCCCCAGGTCGTTGCCGACCATGACGTACTTGAAGAACATGCCGACCAGCAGGCCGGCCCAGGAAAACGCCTCGGCGATGGCTACCGCACGGAAACGCGCTGTGGGCGTAGCGAACACGCCGCTCCCTCCCTCGGGTGAAATGTCCGCTCTCCAGTGTGATTGGTGATCGCGGTCACCCGGACGCCGGGCGGGGGTTAGGGCCGGTGAGCTGGGAGTTCCAGGAACGCGCAGGGTTTCCGCAGGGGCGCGCGGGCACGGTGGTGACCAGCGGCGCACGGATGCGGAGGGGCATCGGGAGGGGCGTTCGCCGACCGGGATCCGGGCTCTGCGCGGCGGCAGGGCCCGGATCGTCAGCCTCGGGGTGGGAACAGCGCCCTGAACTCGGGAAGGCCCAGTGCGGTGCGCAGTTGGAGCAGGAGTCGTTCGTGGTGGGCCGCCTGGGCGGGCTCGCCCCGGTCCTGGTGCAGGCCGGTGAGGATCTGGTGGGCGCGGGCCTGCTGGTACTGCTCACCGATCGCCTCCGCCAGTGCCAGCCCCTGGTGCAGCGGCGGCAGGGCGGCGTCGAGAGCGCCGGTGCAGTGCAGGGCCAGGCCGAGGCACACCAGCGCGTGCCCTTGCAGGTACCGGTTGTCCCGCTGCCGGGCCACCGCGAGCACCTGTTCGTGTTGCGGCACCGCCTCACCGGCACGGCCCAGTGCCACGCAGGCAACGCCGATCCCGTTGCGGGCGTGGCATTCCAGGTCCACGTCACCGGCCGACTCCGCCACCGTGACCGCCATCCGGTGGTGGCTCAGCGCCGACTCGTAGTCGCCCGCGGTCTGCTCGGCGAAGCCGATCCCGACCAGCGCGTAGCCCTCGACGTCGACGATCCCGGCGGAGCGGCCGATGGTCAGCGCGGCGCGGTGCCAGGACAGCGCCTCCACGCACTCGCCGCGGCGCAGGTGGGACAGGCCGAGGCCGTTGAGCGACCGGCCGATGATCAGCTCGTCGCCGGTCTGTCTGCCGT contains:
- a CDS encoding DUF3817 domain-containing protein; this translates as MFATPTARFRAVAIAEAFSWAGLLVGMFFKYVMVGNDLGVKIFGPVHGVIFVLYLFVVLMVREPLNWDGRTTTWALIASVPPFGTIVFERWVNKRTQAAAVTP